The Methanocella arvoryzae MRE50 DNA window GTCCATCGCTGACGAACCGCGCGATGTTGTGCTCCAGCGGCCCCGCTATCGGCGTCCATGCCTGTTCCATCGAAAGGTCCACGCGCTGGCGAGAAAGACACAGCAGCAGTTCCATCTGTGCTGTGGGAAGACTATTATTGCCAGTGTTAGGGTTACCTAATATATAGCTTAGAAAACTTACCATTTTCCATCCCCAAGAGAAATATATACCTATTATATTCTTATCCTTTGTGCTCCTTGCGATGGCCAAATAATCGGCTGGATCGTATCAGCCAGAAATAGTTTTGGTATTCATGCGACTGGAGTTGCCAGTTTTCCTCGTGACAAAATCTTTATCTCATATTTGCCGATAAATAATACTCTATTGGAGTGTAAGCCATGCTACCTGTACGCCCTGTTACCTTAGCGCTGATTATGCTGATCGCACTGTTTTACTGTACAATGGCCCCGGCATGGGCCCAGAGCCCTTTCCCTGATGGCGTCCGCTTCGCAGACACAGGTACTGTTATGCAGGCTGGCCAGAACTACAGTATAGTCTTACAGGTCCTGCTGGACGGCGGCGATTATCCTCGTGGTAGCATTGGCATTTACCTTGAGTCTAACAACACCTCCGTGCTCGATATTCCGGGTTCGGCCATGGTTGCGACCGACCAGAATGGCACTGCTGTATACAACCTGTCCCCCGGCGAGGTAAAGCCCGGCACGGCAAAGGTGACCGCCATCCTGCTGGACAAGCGCACGGGCGTCAGAGCATCTAAAAACTACACTATCGTCAGCCTGGGGGACATTACCGGCTTCGTGCTGGATTCAGCCGGCGAGCCTGTGCCTGTCGCCAAAGTCACGCTATACCAGCCGGTGAACGGCACGATGCAAGTATACCCTGTGGCAGGGAACCCGACTTATTCGGCAAGTAACGAGACTGGCATTCCGGGCGCTTTCGCGCTGGCGGGAGTCCCTTACGGCACTTACTACCTTGAAGCCAGCTTCGCAGATCAGGCCTCCGGCATCAACTATACTCTGGATGGCTCCGGTCAGCCGGTGAACGTCACGATTGCAGGCTACACGATCGCTACTCCTGCACCGACTCCGACTACGACTCCGACGTCGGCTGTATCGCCCTCTCCAACTATGATTCCGACTGCGACTGAGACTCCGGCACCCACCTCGTCCGGAGATAGCGGCAGGCAGGTACTCTGGATAGGCGGGCTTGCGATAGCCTTGACGATCATTATCATTGCAGTTGTCCTGCTGACGAGGAAAAAATAAGCTAAAAATGCAGAGGGCCTGACCTGCAGGTCCTCCAGTTTTATTACTCGGACTTGATCTTGTCAGTCGGCACGGCAGCCTGGATGCTTCCATCTACCGCACTTTCGTCAGGGCGCTTTCTAATGCGCTCCAGCATGCGCTCTTTCTTACGAATCGCATTGATGGCCGCCTGGTCGACCTTTTTCTGCATTTCTTCGAAGGTCATGGGCGTTTCCTCGCCGACTACCTTCTTTACAGGAGTGTAAGCAGACTCCCTGAACCTCGGGGTAAAGTCTTTCTCTTCGCCGTTGATGACGATGTATGCGCCGCTACCTTCCTGTACTTCGCCGACGATGTCTATTGCGACTCCTCTGCTGCGCACAGCGCTCATGATCTCCTCTGCATGCTCTCTCGGAGCGATGATCAGCAGCGCGTCCAGCGATACGCCAAGGTAGTCGATCTTGAGCGTCTCCAGCATTCTGAGCACGGTCGGCTCTACGAGCTTTCTGAGCTTCTCTTCGTGGAATACCAGCTTGACGTTTGCAGTGCCGGCGATTTCGTACGCGTCGCCTCTGATGCCGCCGTTGGTCACGTCGGTCATGGCGTGGATCTTGCCGATCAGGTTGTGATCGAACAGGGCTTTGCAGGCTTCCAGGAACTTGACGTTCATAGTCTTCTCGACTACGTCATGCATGCCGAAGTATAGCGCAGTCGTGGAGACTGTGCCTCCGCCGGCGCCTTCGCTGACCATGATTACGTCGCCCGGCCTGGACTGGATGCGGGCGGTCAGGTCTTCAGCTACGCCTACTGCGCCGACACAGCCGGTCATGCGTTCGCCGATGACCATGTCTCCGCCGATGCGCAGCGTGCTCCCGGTTATGAGCGGCACGCCGATTAGATCAGAAACGGTCGTGATCCCTGCGGTATAGTCGAAGATCTTGGACACGTCCCCGTCATCGGCTATGTGGATATCGGATAAGAGTGCTACAGGCTTTGCGCCCATCACGTACAGGTCCCTTAGCGATGCCCTGGTCACGTGGAAGCCTGCCAGGAACGGGAAGTCCGAAAGCCTGGAATGCATACCGTCTACGGTGACTACGACGAACTTTCCGCCTGCCTTGACTACGCCGGAGTCGTCCATCTGGCCTGAGTCGCATACAGCGCTGGTTTTGCCTATCACTTCGGCGATTTTCTTGTGGGCGTAGAAGTCTCCGCGGCCGCGGGAACCGACCCCGAACTCTCCCATGGTTACGCCGCAAGGCTGCATCGCTATGATGTCGTCCTTGACGTCCAGGGTCGCCTTAGCCTCGGTGATCACCGCGCCGGCGAGCCTTTCTGCGCTTTCCCTCGAAATGTTCTTGATCTCGAGAATGCGATCAGTCAGCTTTTCAAGCAGATCAGGGTCTCGCTTTACCAGTCCTCTCTTCGCGTAGCCTTCAATATCCATCGTTGCCACCAGTAAAAGAAATATATGTTCGTTTTATTTTCTAAAAACTGTGCCTATCCAGCATATATATTTTGCTTGGGTGAAGTTTTATCTATAATGAAATAATATATCACTTGAATGTATCTGGCAAGCCCGGTTCGGGGCTGCGCTGACAGGTGTCGAAATGGCAAAAGTGCTTGTTGTAGACGATGAAGTAGGAATTTGCGAGCTGATCCAGATGGCGCTTACCCATAAAGGCCATGACGTCCGCTATTCCACCACCGGCTCTGGTGGTATAAAGCTATACAGCGAATACTCGCCTGATCTCATACTTCTTGATCTGACGCTTCCGGATATGGATGGCATGGATTTTGCGAAGAAAGTCAAAAGTTCAGAGCAGGCGAAAAATACGCCGATTATCTTAATCTCAGGGCGTATCCTTTCCCCGTCTGAGATTGACCCGGCCCTGTTCGCGGGCGTCCTCGAAAAGCCCTTCAGCATGTCAAAGCTGACCGACGAAGTGCAGAAATACCTGTCAAAGCCCTGATCTATTCATTTTTTCCGTTATAGTAGAGATCGTACTCTGTGATCAGGTGATTGCCTACTTTGTAAAAGTCTGTCAGGTTTACCTGCACGACCTTGTCGATGCTGTCCACGCCAGGGCCGCCTACCAGCGAGGGGGTGCTGTCCCCGCCGATGATGTACGGGATCTGGATCAGCGTGATGTGGTCGATCATCTTGCGGCTGATAAGCTGCCATATCAGCGTCGGCCCGCCTTCTACCATCAAGCGCCGGATTCCCCTGTTGTAGAGCGTATCCATGAGCAGGTCGATGTCGATCCTGTCCCTGCCGCAGATCACGACTTCTGCGCCTGTGTTTCTGATCGCCTCCACCCGGCACGCATCGGCTTTTTCCGAGACGCAGATCAGCGTGGGAGCATCCTTATTGAGCACGTTTGCGGTGAGCGGTATAGAGCCGTCGGAACAAGGTATGACGCGGATCGGGCTGGCGCCAGTGGCAAGCCGGTTGGTCAGGATCGAATTGTCGATCTTGATCGTGTTGCTGCCTACCATGATAGCGTCGAACTCAGATCTCTTCTTGTGTAAGAAATAGTGGCTGTGCTCGTCCATCAGCCCCATGATGATCTTACTGGACAGGCCCCGCTTTAGCGTGAGCTTGCCATCAACCGTCATCTCCGATATGACTTCCACGTACGGCCGCTTCATACCAATTAACCTTTGATCTACAATGCGCGGATGATATATCTCTTTACCGGCCGGCCGGGTGCCGGTCTTTGACGCTGATCAGAATATCGTCTCCCGCCCCGAGACCGGTGTACTCTGATGCTCTGTCACCGTTGATCGCTATCTCCGCCATGCCGTGGCTGCCCTTCAGCAGAAGCAGGTCCCCGGCCCCTCCGTCGTGATATGTGGTTACGTAGGTTGCCGAAGCGCCGTTAATCTCTACCGTGTCGCCGAGGAACAGCAGGCCGCCGATAACATCTCCTCCAATGTTAGTGATCACGTTGCCGAACGGGTCCACGTAGATGACCTGTCCTCTAATGCCATCCTCCGTGAGGGCCGAGGTTCCGAAGTCCAGATCGACCGGGTCGAAAATTTCTCTGAGCCCTGGTACACTCTCTCCCGCTGCTATCATGGCTGCCGCAGGCGCAAACACGTCTCTCCCGTGAAAAACGGGGCTTACCGCTTTTCGGTAGAATTCCAGATCAGTGATCTCGTAAGCCCTGAACTGCCCCTGGGCCCTGGCAGCCGGCAACAGCAGCCCGTTATCCGGGCCCACGAAACAGTATTCCTCTCCGAGGATGACGAGCGCCCTCCGGCTGCTCCCTACCCCGGGGTCAACGACTGCAAGGTGGACAGTACCTCTAGGAAAGCTGAGGCTGGCGTACTGCAGGATAAAAGCACCCTGCCTGATATCTCCGGCGGGAATGGCGTTCGTTATGTCGATTGTCCTGACGTGGGCGGATATGCATGCGATAACGCCTTTCATGACGCCCGGGTAGATATCCCCGAAATCAGTGGTAATAGTCACTATGCCCGGCATAAGGTCTCGATATAGTCTCTGTAGCTGTAGATATTATTGTTCCTACGCAACTATATCCCAGCATTCCAGATATATCATTCTCATAATTACGGTTTACTAACAATTCCTTTAAGTCTACAATGGCGAATGTCTCATATTGGTAACTTTCTGACGGACGGTGATCAGATGGTCAATATCAAGAACGTGACATTAAACGATCCGCAGTTCACCATTGAAAAACAGTGCGACCGGTGCCTTAACGTGCTCTACTTTTCGGAAGCCGTGCTGACCGACGTGGAGACCGATACCGAAGGCAACGTCATCCGCTCGTCAATCATCTGCCCGATCTGCGGTAACGTTATTGTCCTGTACTCCAGAAGCGTGGATACACAGGATTTTGTAGTTGATCAGGCTTGAGAGTCTGACAAAGTCATTTTGCCCGGATTCGGTGAGACAGCAAGACGATCGCTGCGCTGTGCCAGGGTCACAGATTTAACAGATTGTACAGATTGCACAGATGAAGACAATAGATGTTCTTCTCCATATATCGGATTATGATTCCCGGTAAAAGTGGCCATCATGATGGGGTAATCTGACCAATACTTCAATTATAATCGCCTCATTTTCCGCCTCTACCGGAGTTATCTCGTCCTCCCGGACCTCTGTACCTCTTGACCTCCCTTTCTTTAAAGTTCCTCAAGGACCTCGGCGACCTCCCCCACCACCTCCTTTCCTCCCTTGCCTCCTTTTACTCGGGATTGTCGGGGATCGCATGAACCGGCAAAGATTCAGAGGTGATGGAGGCACCGGAGGCACGGAGGCAGGTCAGGGAGGTAAATGGAGGTCAGGGAGGACTTAAAAAAGGGAGGTCGGGGAGGTATAGAGGTCCGGGAGGGAGGAACTGAACCGGACAGACTAGAAACGGGAAATACCCTCCCCTACTATCATTAGCAACACATCATCTGGCAACTGGAGAAGAGCCACAATAGATAAATCGGTAAGGGCTGTTTTTACCAGTCTATTCGACGAGCATCTGTGCAATCTGTAAAATCTGTACAATCTGCGTCCAGGCACAGCGCAGCGATCGTAATCGCATCGCCCGCGTCGGACGCCTGCAATTGCAGGCGTCCTGGCGGGCGAACTTATGGTATAAGATCTTACTCTTTCTCCAATAGGAAGTATTAGTTCCTTATTGTATAGTGAAACGAATTAATAGACAGTCTGTTTGAAATCAACGTGCTTTAAAAATGGGATAGGGGAATTGCAGTAATTCCCAAAAATTTTACTGTAACTTATTTATGCCGTACCAGCCTGTTGCTCGACTCGATCGCTCAGGATCTGGATCAGGGCTCTGTAGTCCTGGTTAGGCATTTCGGTCTCAGTGTCAAGTATTTTTAGCGTATAGAGGACGATCTTGGCGCCTCTCTCAGACAGGTGATATCCGTCCCGGTCCTTGTTGAGGATGCCTGCCGTCAGCAGCGTCTTGAGCAGGCGGTTCAGGATGCCCGGATTCAGCTCTGTCTCAAACATAATATCGGTGAATTTGGTTTTCCCCTTGCAGATGGTAAACAGTACGTCCATCGTCCCCACGTATGACAGGGTCTTCAATATTTCCATCTCATTTCCTCCATATTATCTGCTACGCAGTTCCCACACGCGTTTTTATGATGTATATTGGGTCGATGAATGCCGTAAAAGGCTGGAGAAGCGTTATTTCTAATTATAGCTGGTTCTTTCTGCTTTATTAAGGTATCTCTTGCCTTACTACTGCAAATAGTAATTAGTAATTATAACTATATATAAGCGTATAACTTGCGTGTACTGACAAATTATACATTTATTTGGTTTATGTATCGGCCTTTGAAGTACAATTTTTCCCGGAATAATACAACAAGCAAGGCTATGCCGTGGTCTTCATTGCTCCAAAGACATAATCTTTAAGATCGATCTCCTCGCCGTCCAGAAAGAGCTTTGGCTCTTTGATGATGCCGTCGAAGTGGAATGGCACGCTCACTTCCCCGCCGAAGCCAGTATTGTCGCCCAGTGCGACGTGTACTGTATTGCCGACTTTTTCATCCTCAAGCAGAATGCCGCACAACCTTGCTTTTGGGTTCATGCCTATGCCTAGCTCGGCGATGTTTCTGGAGTTTCTGCCGAGGTGATCGAAGACTTTGTTGAGCTCTCTGGCATGGCCTCCTTCTGCGGAAGTCACATAGCCGTCTTTGACTGTCAGCTTCAGCGGCTCATCAAGTATTCCGAAATCGCCGAAAGTGCCATCGATGACTGCAGTGCCTTCCGCGCTGAACGGGGCGACGAAGACCTCTCCTCCGGGCAGGTTGGTGAACTCTCCGGGCTTAGATACAATACCTGTATCTGCATGCCATCTCCTGTGCTCGAAAGTGAATGTGATGTCGGTTCCTTTGGCTGTAGTCACCCGGGCCTCATGGATGTGCTTCAGCCGGTCCATCATCCGGCCTATGCTCTTGCTCATGGCGGGGTAATCTGCGGTCATGCCTCCTCTGGCAAAGGTTCTCAATACCAGATCCTGGTCATTGCTCTGGATCGGTATCGACGCTCCTCTGGCTCCTGCCTTGCAGGCTTCTTTCCGGGCCTGGGTATGCGACAGCGAGACTGTCGTGACCAGTATGAACACATCCGTATGTATCAGGGCATGCTCGACAGCGCGAGGCGGTTCTTCCCCGCTGCGGACCCGGGGCTTCATTTCCATGAGCAGCGCGTCGCAGCCTCTCTCGAGAGCTG harbors:
- a CDS encoding aminopeptidase, whose product is MKDIGPDLRKSATAAIRDCLNVSSDERVLVVTDTVRKDIGVPIYQAALERGCDALLMEMKPRVRSGEEPPRAVEHALIHTDVFILVTTVSLSHTQARKEACKAGARGASIPIQSNDQDLVLRTFARGGMTADYPAMSKSIGRMMDRLKHIHEARVTTAKGTDITFTFEHRRWHADTGIVSKPGEFTNLPGGEVFVAPFSAEGTAVIDGTFGDFGILDEPLKLTVKDGYVTSAEGGHARELNKVFDHLGRNSRNIAELGIGMNPKARLCGILLEDEKVGNTVHVALGDNTGFGGEVSVPFHFDGIIKEPKLFLDGEEIDLKDYVFGAMKTTA
- a CDS encoding response regulator encodes the protein MAKVLVVDDEVGICELIQMALTHKGHDVRYSTTGSGGIKLYSEYSPDLILLDLTLPDMDGMDFAKKVKSSEQAKNTPIILISGRILSPSEIDPALFAGVLEKPFSMSKLTDEVQKYLSKP
- a CDS encoding AIR synthase-related protein, coding for MDIEGYAKRGLVKRDPDLLEKLTDRILEIKNISRESAERLAGAVITEAKATLDVKDDIIAMQPCGVTMGEFGVGSRGRGDFYAHKKIAEVIGKTSAVCDSGQMDDSGVVKAGGKFVVVTVDGMHSRLSDFPFLAGFHVTRASLRDLYVMGAKPVALLSDIHIADDGDVSKIFDYTAGITTVSDLIGVPLITGSTLRIGGDMVIGERMTGCVGAVGVAEDLTARIQSRPGDVIMVSEGAGGGTVSTTALYFGMHDVVEKTMNVKFLEACKALFDHNLIGKIHAMTDVTNGGIRGDAYEIAGTANVKLVFHEEKLRKLVEPTVLRMLETLKIDYLGVSLDALLIIAPREHAEEIMSAVRSRGVAIDIVGEVQEGSGAYIVINGEEKDFTPRFRESAYTPVKKVVGEETPMTFEEMQKKVDQAAINAIRKKERMLERIRKRPDESAVDGSIQAAVPTDKIKSE
- a CDS encoding RibD family protein — protein: MKRPYVEVISEMTVDGKLTLKRGLSSKIIMGLMDEHSHYFLHKKRSEFDAIMVGSNTIKIDNSILTNRLATGASPIRVIPCSDGSIPLTANVLNKDAPTLICVSEKADACRVEAIRNTGAEVVICGRDRIDIDLLMDTLYNRGIRRLMVEGGPTLIWQLISRKMIDHITLIQIPYIIGGDSTPSLVGGPGVDSIDKVVQVNLTDFYKVGNHLITEYDLYYNGKNE
- a CDS encoding SAM hydrolase/SAM-dependent halogenase family protein, producing MPGIVTITTDFGDIYPGVMKGVIACISAHVRTIDITNAIPAGDIRQGAFILQYASLSFPRGTVHLAVVDPGVGSSRRALVILGEEYCFVGPDNGLLLPAARAQGQFRAYEITDLEFYRKAVSPVFHGRDVFAPAAAMIAAGESVPGLREIFDPVDLDFGTSALTEDGIRGQVIYVDPFGNVITNIGGDVIGGLLFLGDTVEINGASATYVTTYHDGGAGDLLLLKGSHGMAEIAINGDRASEYTGLGAGDDILISVKDRHPAGR
- a CDS encoding winged helix-turn-helix domain-containing protein, with the protein product MEILKTLSYVGTMDVLFTICKGKTKFTDIMFETELNPGILNRLLKTLLTAGILNKDRDGYHLSERGAKIVLYTLKILDTETEMPNQDYRALIQILSDRVEQQAGTA
- a CDS encoding carboxypeptidase-like regulatory domain-containing protein, which codes for MLPVRPVTLALIMLIALFYCTMAPAWAQSPFPDGVRFADTGTVMQAGQNYSIVLQVLLDGGDYPRGSIGIYLESNNTSVLDIPGSAMVATDQNGTAVYNLSPGEVKPGTAKVTAILLDKRTGVRASKNYTIVSLGDITGFVLDSAGEPVPVAKVTLYQPVNGTMQVYPVAGNPTYSASNETGIPGAFALAGVPYGTYYLEASFADQASGINYTLDGSGQPVNVTIAGYTIATPAPTPTTTPTSAVSPSPTMIPTATETPAPTSSGDSGRQVLWIGGLAIALTIIIIAVVLLTRKK